A portion of the Hyphomicrobiales bacterium genome contains these proteins:
- the dps gene encoding DNA protection during starvation protein: MAHKTKTVAREMVEKAGVNVDELLDLLIRNAAAELTTYYYYTILRTNLIGFEGEGLKEIVEDARIEDRNHFEALVPRIYELGGDLPANMKDFHDMSACPPASLPKNPTDMKAMVTVLLKAEQCAVRGYTHVCNITAGKDHRTYDLSLAILHEEIEHEAWFQEFLGNGPSGHFLRPGGENSPYTSKFLKPLSR, from the coding sequence ATGGCCCACAAGACCAAAACCGTTGCCCGCGAGATGGTCGAAAAAGCAGGCGTCAACGTCGACGAGCTGCTCGATCTCCTGATCCGCAACGCCGCGGCGGAGCTCACCACCTATTACTATTACACGATCCTGCGCACGAACCTTATCGGCTTCGAGGGCGAGGGCCTCAAGGAGATCGTCGAGGATGCGCGCATCGAGGACCGTAACCATTTCGAGGCGCTGGTGCCGCGCATTTACGAGCTCGGCGGCGACCTGCCGGCGAACATGAAGGACTTTCACGACATGTCGGCCTGCCCGCCGGCGTCCCTGCCCAAGAACCCGACCGACATGAAGGCCATGGTCACGGTGCTGCTCAAGGCCGAGCAGTGCGCGGTGCGCGGCTACACGCACGTCTGCAACATCACCGCCGGAAAGGATCACCGCACCTACGATCTGTCGCTTGCCATCCTGCACGAGGAGATCGAGCACGAAGCCTGGTTCCAGGAGTTCCTCGGCAATGGGCCGAGCGGGCATTTCCTGCGGCCGGGCGGCGAGAACTCGCCCTACACGTCGAAATTCCTGAAGCCCCTGTCGCGCTAG
- the gluQRS gene encoding tRNA glutamyl-Q(34) synthetase GluQRS, with product MPERPVFRFAPSPNGELHIGHAFSALFTAMAARSAGGRFVLRIEDIDTGRARPEFEEGIYADLAWLGVTWEEPVRRQSEHFGDYRAALTRLQELGLVYPCFATRAEIEAAARLDSPRDPEGAPLYPGLWRWRPPRDVEARLSEGAPFALRLDMARAVAAAEKIAGGPLTFTEEGAGPAAETGEVRVEAQRWGDVVIARKEVPTSYHLAVVVDDALQGITHVSRGQDLFHATFIHRVLQALLGLPAPRYRHHALIRDGAGRKLAKSARDTSLRALREAGMSAEELRQRLGFAAYKP from the coding sequence ATGCCAGAGCGACCCGTTTTCCGATTCGCGCCGAGCCCGAACGGCGAATTGCATATCGGCCACGCTTTCTCGGCCCTGTTCACGGCTATGGCCGCGCGCTCGGCCGGCGGGCGGTTTGTGTTGCGCATCGAGGACATTGACACCGGGAGGGCGCGGCCCGAGTTCGAAGAGGGCATCTATGCGGACCTCGCCTGGCTCGGCGTGACGTGGGAGGAGCCGGTGCGCCGCCAGTCGGAGCATTTCGGCGACTACCGGGCGGCGCTGACCCGGCTTCAGGAATTGGGCCTCGTCTATCCCTGCTTTGCGACCCGCGCCGAAATCGAGGCGGCGGCGCGGCTCGATTCGCCGCGCGACCCGGAGGGCGCGCCGCTCTATCCCGGTCTGTGGCGCTGGCGCCCGCCGCGCGACGTGGAGGCAAGGCTATCGGAAGGGGCGCCCTTCGCGCTCCGCCTCGACATGGCCCGCGCCGTCGCCGCGGCCGAGAAGATCGCTGGCGGTCCGCTGACATTCACCGAGGAAGGCGCCGGGCCTGCAGCCGAGACCGGCGAGGTCAGGGTCGAGGCGCAGCGCTGGGGCGACGTGGTAATCGCGCGCAAGGAGGTGCCGACGAGCTATCACCTCGCCGTCGTGGTCGACGACGCGTTGCAAGGCATAACCCATGTCTCACGCGGCCAGGACCTGTTCCACGCCACCTTCATCCACCGCGTCCTGCAGGCCTTGCTCGGCCTGCCCGCCCCCCGCTACCGCCACCACGCCCTGATTCGCGACGGCGCCGGCCGCAAGCTCGCCAAGAGCGCCCGCGACACCAGCCTACGCGCCCTGCGCGAGGCCGGCATGAGCGCCGAGGAGCTGCGGCAAAGGCTGGGGTTTGCGGCATACAAACCTTGA
- a CDS encoding AbrB family transcriptional regulator: protein MTQPPGLRERLPGMARALAIGIPAGFLFDWLDTPVPWMIGPMVAIAAVNLMGVTVTPPPYARQLGQVIIGSSVSLYFTPPVLAALSSHLGAIVLSTASAFLIGGLGALTLSRVSGVDGKSSFFASIPGGAMAMAVLADRHGAQIPPVAIAHSLRVSIVVLTVPFALTYGGIPMEFSPYKPQLPLDFPVLAVWLAVGYALGAASERLGLQNGHLLTPIFLGAALVVSGVSLSAVPWWMTDFAQLMFGLVLGARYERAFFVRYKLFLPFAILNSAFVLLASVIVAIFLAWAFGLPIATMILATAPGGMPEMTIVAQALQVGVPVVVAFHVFRVVVVNLGTQYLYSLAVWLRGRLAGAPE from the coding sequence ATGACCCAACCTCCCGGCCTGCGCGAACGCCTTCCCGGCATGGCGCGGGCGCTGGCGATCGGCATCCCGGCGGGCTTCCTGTTCGACTGGCTGGACACGCCGGTGCCGTGGATGATCGGGCCGATGGTCGCCATCGCCGCGGTCAATCTGATGGGCGTCACCGTCACCCCGCCGCCCTATGCCCGCCAGTTGGGCCAGGTCATCATCGGCTCCTCGGTGTCGCTCTATTTCACGCCGCCGGTGTTAGCCGCGCTGAGCTCCCATCTGGGCGCCATCGTGCTGTCCACGGCCTCGGCGTTCCTGATCGGCGGCCTCGGCGCGCTGACCTTGAGCCGCGTCTCCGGCGTCGACGGCAAGTCCTCGTTCTTCGCCTCGATCCCCGGCGGGGCCATGGCCATGGCGGTGCTCGCCGACCGCCACGGCGCCCAGATCCCGCCGGTGGCGATCGCCCACAGCCTGCGCGTCTCCATCGTCGTCCTGACCGTTCCCTTCGCGCTCACCTATGGCGGCATCCCGATGGAGTTCTCGCCTTACAAGCCGCAGCTTCCGCTCGACTTTCCGGTCCTCGCGGTGTGGCTTGCCGTCGGCTATGCGCTGGGCGCAGCGTCGGAGCGTCTCGGCTTGCAGAACGGCCACCTGCTGACACCGATCTTTCTCGGCGCGGCGCTGGTGGTGAGCGGCGTTTCCCTTTCCGCCGTGCCGTGGTGGATGACGGATTTCGCCCAGCTCATGTTCGGCCTGGTGCTGGGCGCGCGCTACGAACGTGCCTTTTTCGTGCGCTACAAGCTGTTCCTGCCCTTCGCCATCCTCAATTCCGCCTTCGTCCTCCTCGCCTCGGTGATCGTCGCCATCTTCCTCGCCTGGGCGTTCGGCCTGCCGATCGCCACCATGATCCTCGCCACCGCGCCGGGCGGGATGCCGGAGATGACCATCGTCGCCCAGGCGCTCCAGGTCGGCGTGCCGGTGGTCGTCGCCTTCCACGTGTTCCGCGTCGTCGTGGTCAATCTCGGCACGCAATATCTCTACAGCCTCGCCGTGTGGCTGCGCGGGCGGCTGGCGGGCGCGCCGGAATAG
- a CDS encoding methyl-accepting chemotaxis protein — EANKTTKTMRGLSDAANRIGEVVGLIQDIAEQTNLLALNATIEAARAGEAGRGFAVVASEVKALATQTAKATEEISMQIKEIQGTAGAAAEAITTVDRVITEMSRIAELVASAVQEQHAVIGQIAENVSRAADRSRSGVKNMSEVNAAAEETGETAEQLKALAGALTEEADALRANVDQFLGEVRVA; from the coding sequence CGAGGCGAACAAGACCACCAAGACCATGCGCGGCCTGTCCGACGCCGCCAACCGCATCGGCGAGGTCGTCGGCCTGATCCAGGACATCGCCGAGCAGACCAATCTCCTGGCGCTCAACGCGACCATCGAGGCGGCCCGCGCGGGCGAGGCCGGGCGCGGCTTTGCGGTCGTCGCCAGCGAGGTCAAGGCGCTGGCCACCCAGACGGCCAAGGCGACCGAGGAAATCTCCATGCAGATCAAAGAGATCCAAGGCACCGCCGGGGCCGCGGCGGAGGCCATCACCACCGTCGACCGGGTGATCACGGAAATGTCGCGGATCGCCGAGCTGGTCGCCAGCGCCGTCCAAGAGCAGCACGCGGTGATCGGGCAGATCGCCGAGAATGTCAGCCGCGCCGCCGACCGCTCGCGCTCGGGCGTCAAAAACATGTCGGAAGTGAACGCCGCCGCCGAGGAGACAGGCGAAACCGCCGAGCAGCTGAAGGCGCTCGCCGGCGCGCTCACCGAAGAGGCCGACGCGCTGCGCGCCAATGTCGACCAGTTCCTCGGCGAGGTCAGGGTGGCATAA
- a CDS encoding DNA-3-methyladenine glycosylase 2 family protein — protein sequence MRTIKSQADIREGLDALARADPVIAAVRAETGEVPLNWSQPGFAGLVQIIMAQQLSKFAAEAIWRRLCARVRPMTPERLSRTREATLRGCGLSAAKVATVRALAQALRAGQVDLDGIDGRPAEDVIDELCQIKGIGPWTAELYLLFGIGHADIWPAGDLALQVAVGEALELAERPNARAVAEIAARWRPWRGVAARLFWSYYRVRRGNRGGAPV from the coding sequence ATGCGCACCATAAAGAGCCAAGCCGACATCAGGGAAGGGCTCGATGCGCTCGCGCGCGCCGACCCGGTGATCGCCGCGGTGCGGGCGGAGACCGGCGAGGTGCCGCTCAACTGGTCGCAGCCGGGCTTCGCCGGCCTGGTGCAGATCATCATGGCGCAGCAGCTTTCGAAGTTCGCCGCCGAGGCGATCTGGCGCAGGCTTTGCGCGCGCGTGCGGCCGATGACGCCGGAGCGGCTTTCCCGCACCCGCGAGGCGACGCTGCGCGGCTGCGGCCTGTCGGCGGCCAAGGTCGCGACCGTGCGGGCGCTGGCGCAGGCGCTTCGCGCCGGCCAAGTCGATCTTGACGGAATCGACGGCCGGCCTGCCGAGGACGTTATCGACGAGCTGTGCCAGATCAAGGGAATCGGGCCGTGGACGGCGGAGCTTTATCTGCTTTTCGGCATCGGCCATGCCGACATCTGGCCGGCCGGCGACCTGGCGCTGCAGGTGGCGGTCGGCGAGGCGCTGGAGCTTGCCGAACGCCCCAATGCGCGGGCGGTGGCCGAGATCGCGGCGCGCTGGCGGCCGTGGAGGGGGGTTGCAGCGCGCCTGTTCTGGTCTTATTACCGCGTGCGGCGCGGAAATCGTGGCGGCGCGCCGGTGTGA
- a CDS encoding STM3941 family protein → MDKASDTAGAAGETAAFGYSHVKTAAFAFILAVLTLVPLGAAFSGEAQLGFAALLTMTAGFFGVWMIGMLARLAWRGPVLIVSRHGIADRRIGPKVIPWERVRQIYVFRARSQVYLAVVPDDPEAYIDPPGPFEKLSLWVSDALRLPRFSLPLMGLDATQRAIMMALRRHMPPGVYQEPERLPRGL, encoded by the coding sequence ATGGACAAGGCCAGTGACACGGCCGGCGCGGCTGGCGAGACGGCCGCCTTCGGCTATAGCCACGTGAAGACCGCGGCCTTCGCCTTCATCCTGGCGGTGTTGACCCTGGTGCCGCTGGGAGCGGCGTTCAGCGGCGAGGCGCAGCTCGGCTTCGCCGCGCTGTTGACCATGACGGCCGGCTTTTTCGGCGTCTGGATGATCGGCATGCTGGCGCGGCTCGCCTGGCGCGGGCCGGTGCTGATCGTCTCTCGCCACGGGATTGCGGACCGGCGAATCGGGCCGAAGGTGATCCCCTGGGAGCGGGTGCGCCAGATTTACGTCTTTCGCGCCCGCTCGCAGGTCTATCTCGCCGTGGTGCCGGACGACCCGGAGGCGTACATCGATCCGCCGGGCCCGTTCGAGAAGCTGTCGCTGTGGGTCAGCGACGCGCTCAGGCTGCCGCGCTTCTCGTTGCCGCTGATGGGGCTCGACGCCACCCAGCGGGCCATCATGATGGCGCTAAGAAGGCACATGCCGCCCGGCGTCTACCAAGAGCCGGAAAGGCTGCCGCGCGGTCTGTGA
- a CDS encoding HNH endonuclease, whose product MNVAVSPETCPALILNADYRPLSYYPLSLWSWQDAVKAVFLDRVNIISEYDRAVHSPSFEMRLPSVVSLKTYVKPARFPAFTRFNVFLRDRFTCQYCGDKDELTFDHLVPRSRGGQTTWENVVAACAVCNLRKGGKLPGEARMWPGQKPFRPSVYQLHNNGRLFPPNYLHESWLDYLYWDSELEP is encoded by the coding sequence GTGAACGTCGCCGTATCGCCGGAAACTTGTCCGGCGCTGATCTTGAACGCCGACTATCGGCCGCTGAGCTACTACCCGCTGTCGCTGTGGTCGTGGCAGGACGCGGTCAAGGCGGTGTTTCTCGATCGGGTCAACATCATTTCCGAATATGACCGGGCGGTGCACAGCCCCTCCTTCGAGATGCGCCTGCCCAGCGTCGTGTCGCTGAAGACCTATGTGAAGCCGGCGCGCTTCCCGGCCTTTACCCGATTCAACGTGTTCCTGCGCGACCGATTCACCTGCCAGTATTGCGGCGACAAGGACGAGCTCACCTTCGACCATCTGGTGCCGCGCTCGCGCGGCGGCCAGACCACCTGGGAGAATGTCGTCGCCGCCTGCGCGGTGTGCAATCTGCGCAAGGGCGGCAAGCTGCCGGGCGAGGCGCGCATGTGGCCGGGGCAGAAGCCGTTCAGGCCCTCCGTCTACCAGCTGCACAATAACGGAAGGCTGTTCCCGCCCAACTATCTGCACGAAAGCTGGCTCGACTATCTCTATTGGGACAGCGAGCTGGAGCCGTAA
- a CDS encoding protein meaA gives MSEREATAKRDKPWIFRTYAGHSTPAESNRLYRLNLAKGQTGLSVAFDLPTQTGYDPDHRLSKGEVGKVGVPIAHLGDLRALFTGIPLAKMNTSMTINATAAWLLALYVALADEQGADRRKLSGTTQNDIIKEYLSRGTYVFPPAPSMRLTKDVIVYAHKELPRWNPINVCSYHLQEAGATPVQELAFALAAAIAILDAVKASGEVPEAEFPRLVGRISFFVNAGLRFVTEMCKMRAFAELWDEITFQRYGVREQKYRRFRYGVQVNSLGLTEQQPENNVHRILIEALSVVLSKKARARAVQLPAWNEALGLPRPWDQQWSLRLQQILSLETDLLEFGDLFDGSPEIAAKVAALKDEAREELARIEEMGGAVAAVESSYMKAALVESNARRVARIESGEQTVVGVNAFTETEPSPLSTGDGDFQVIGPEVEREAVEKIEAWRAARDAKAVETALKDLRAAAKEGRNVMEPSIACAKAGVTTGEWGQALRTVYGEYRAPTGVSKTARQVGDEGLEKVRKSVEAASHRLGRRLKVLIGKPGLDGHSNGAEQIAVRARDCGMEVVYDGIRLTPAEIVDAAAREGAHVVGLSVLSGGHAALVKEVMRHMRAKGLSGVPVIVGGIIPAEDAPALKKAGVAAVYTPKDFKLNAIMADIVRLAERWAGS, from the coding sequence ATGAGCGAACGGGAAGCGACGGCGAAGCGGGACAAGCCCTGGATCTTCCGCACCTATGCGGGCCATTCGACGCCGGCCGAATCCAACCGCCTCTACCGCTTGAACCTCGCCAAGGGCCAGACCGGCCTGTCCGTCGCCTTCGACCTGCCGACCCAGACCGGCTACGACCCCGACCATCGGCTTTCCAAGGGCGAGGTCGGCAAGGTCGGCGTGCCGATCGCCCATCTCGGCGATTTGCGGGCGCTTTTTACCGGCATCCCGCTTGCCAAGATGAACACTTCGATGACCATCAACGCCACCGCCGCCTGGCTGTTGGCGCTCTATGTGGCGCTCGCCGACGAGCAGGGGGCGGACCGCAGGAAGCTTTCCGGCACCACCCAGAACGACATCATCAAGGAGTATCTGTCGCGCGGCACCTATGTGTTCCCGCCCGCCCCGTCGATGCGGCTGACCAAGGACGTCATCGTCTATGCGCATAAGGAGCTGCCGCGCTGGAACCCAATCAATGTCTGCTCCTATCATCTGCAGGAAGCGGGCGCGACCCCGGTGCAGGAGCTTGCCTTCGCGCTCGCTGCCGCGATCGCCATCCTCGACGCGGTGAAGGCCTCCGGCGAGGTGCCGGAGGCCGAATTTCCGCGCCTCGTCGGCCGCATCTCCTTCTTCGTCAACGCCGGGCTGCGCTTCGTCACCGAGATGTGCAAGATGCGCGCCTTCGCCGAGCTGTGGGACGAGATCACGTTTCAGCGCTACGGCGTCAGGGAACAGAAGTACCGCCGCTTCCGCTACGGCGTTCAGGTCAACTCGCTGGGGCTGACCGAGCAGCAGCCGGAAAACAATGTCCACCGCATCCTCATCGAGGCGCTCTCCGTGGTGCTGTCGAAGAAGGCCCGCGCCCGCGCCGTGCAGCTTCCGGCCTGGAACGAGGCGCTCGGCCTGCCGCGCCCCTGGGACCAGCAATGGTCGCTCAGATTGCAGCAGATCCTCAGCCTTGAGACCGACCTTCTGGAGTTCGGCGACCTGTTCGACGGCTCGCCCGAGATAGCGGCCAAGGTCGCGGCGCTGAAGGACGAGGCGCGCGAGGAGCTTGCGCGCATCGAGGAGATGGGCGGCGCGGTGGCCGCCGTTGAATCGAGCTACATGAAGGCGGCCCTCGTCGAATCGAACGCGCGCCGCGTCGCGCGGATCGAATCCGGCGAGCAGACCGTCGTCGGCGTCAACGCCTTCACCGAGACCGAGCCCTCGCCGCTTTCGACCGGCGACGGCGACTTCCAGGTCATCGGGCCGGAGGTCGAGCGCGAGGCGGTGGAGAAGATCGAGGCCTGGCGGGCCGCGCGGGACGCAAAGGCGGTCGAGACGGCGTTGAAGGACTTGCGCGCGGCGGCCAAGGAGGGGCGCAACGTGATGGAGCCCTCCATCGCCTGCGCCAAGGCGGGCGTCACCACCGGCGAGTGGGGTCAGGCGCTGCGCACGGTCTATGGCGAGTACCGGGCACCTACCGGTGTCTCCAAGACCGCCCGGCAGGTCGGCGACGAGGGGCTCGAAAAGGTGCGCAAATCCGTCGAGGCGGCCTCGCACAGGCTCGGGCGCCGGCTCAAGGTGCTGATCGGCAAGCCCGGCCTCGACGGCCATTCCAACGGCGCCGAGCAGATCGCTGTCCGTGCCCGCGACTGCGGCATGGAGGTCGTCTATGACGGCATCCGCCTGACGCCGGCCGAGATCGTCGATGCCGCGGCCAGGGAGGGCGCGCACGTGGTCGGCTTGTCGGTGCTGTCGGGTGGCCACGCGGCGCTGGTCAAGGAGGTAATGCGGCACATGCGCGCGAAAGGCCTTTCCGGTGTGCCGGTGATCGTCGGCGGCATCATCCCGGCGGAGGACGCGCCGGCTCTGAAGAAGGCGGGCGTCGCCGCGGTCTATACGCCGAAGGATTTCAAGCTCAACGCCATCATGGCCGACATCGTCCGGCTGGCGGAGCGGTGGGCGGGTTCATGA
- the ccrA gene encoding crotonyl-CoA carboxylase/reductase has product MSEVLAHPVAYDAPKKDLYEIGEIPPLGHVPKSMYAWCIRQDRHGPPEDSMQVEVVPTWRLDSHEVLVLVMAAGVNYNGIWAALGKPVSTIDGHKNPYHVAGSDAAGVVWAVGSKVARWKVGDEVVIHCNQDDGDDEECNGGDPMFSPSQRIWGYETPDGSFGQFCRVQAQQLMPRPMHLTWEESACYMLTLATAYRMLFGHAPHILSPGDNVLVWGGSGGLGSMAVQICAAAGANAIGVISDEEKRDFVMQLGARGVVNRKDFSCWGQMPQVGSEEYSAWAKEARRFGKAIWEITGKGIDVDIVFEHPGEATFPVSCLVAKRGGMVVFCAGTTGYNITFDARYVWMRQKRIQGSHFAHLKQASEANKFVLEHRLDPCMSEVFPWAQIPKAHTKMWKNEHLPGNMAVLVNAPATGLRSFEDTIEASLAQG; this is encoded by the coding sequence ATGAGCGAAGTTCTGGCGCACCCCGTCGCGTATGACGCTCCCAAGAAGGATCTTTACGAGATCGGCGAGATCCCGCCGCTCGGCCATGTGCCGAAGTCGATGTATGCCTGGTGCATCCGCCAGGACCGCCACGGGCCGCCGGAAGACTCCATGCAGGTCGAGGTGGTCCCGACCTGGCGCCTCGACAGCCACGAGGTGCTGGTTTTGGTGATGGCCGCCGGCGTCAATTACAACGGCATCTGGGCGGCGCTCGGCAAGCCGGTCTCGACCATCGACGGCCACAAGAACCCCTACCACGTCGCCGGCTCCGACGCCGCGGGCGTCGTCTGGGCGGTCGGCTCCAAGGTGGCCCGCTGGAAGGTCGGCGACGAGGTCGTCATCCACTGCAACCAGGACGACGGCGACGACGAGGAATGCAATGGCGGCGACCCGATGTTCTCGCCGTCGCAGCGCATCTGGGGCTACGAGACGCCGGATGGCTCCTTCGGCCAGTTCTGCCGCGTCCAGGCGCAGCAGCTGATGCCGCGGCCGATGCATCTGACCTGGGAGGAATCGGCCTGCTACATGCTGACGCTGGCGACCGCCTACCGGATGCTGTTCGGCCATGCCCCGCACATCTTGAGCCCCGGCGACAATGTGCTGGTGTGGGGCGGCTCGGGCGGGCTCGGCTCGATGGCGGTGCAGATTTGCGCGGCCGCCGGCGCCAACGCCATCGGCGTCATCTCCGACGAGGAAAAGCGCGACTTCGTCATGCAGCTCGGCGCCCGCGGCGTCGTCAACCGCAAGGATTTTTCCTGCTGGGGGCAGATGCCCCAGGTCGGCAGCGAGGAATATTCCGCATGGGCCAAGGAGGCGCGCCGCTTCGGCAAGGCGATCTGGGAAATTACCGGCAAGGGCATCGATGTCGACATCGTCTTCGAGCATCCGGGCGAAGCGACCTTCCCGGTCTCCTGCCTCGTCGCCAAGCGCGGCGGCATGGTTGTCTTCTGCGCCGGCACCACCGGCTACAACATCACCTTCGACGCGCGCTATGTGTGGATGCGCCAGAAGCGCATCCAGGGCTCGCATTTCGCCCATCTGAAGCAGGCGAGCGAAGCCAACAAGTTCGTCCTCGAACACCGCCTCGACCCGTGCATGTCGGAGGTCTTCCCCTGGGCGCAGATCCCCAAGGCGCACACCAAGATGTGGAAGAACGAGCACCTGCCCGGCAACATGGCGGTGCTGGTCAACGCGCCAGCGACCGGCCTGCGCTCGTTCGAGGACACGATCGAGGCGAGCCTGGCACAGGGCTGA
- a CDS encoding disulfide bond formation protein B — protein sequence MRPLRMLSLGLQTRPLVLAASIVLVAGVAILAGAWGLQTFADVVPCPLCLQQRQVHYVGLPLTAVALIWLLTAGSAGVARILLALAALLFLGGAALAAYHAGVEWHWWAGPSSCITGAGAPQSAAGLLEQMQRTRVVPCDEVTWSLFGLSLAGYNALISLAMAALLGWALSASRRA from the coding sequence TTGAGACCACTCCGAATGCTGTCGCTCGGTCTGCAAACACGCCCCCTGGTGCTTGCCGCCAGCATCGTGCTCGTCGCCGGCGTCGCCATCCTCGCCGGCGCCTGGGGGCTGCAGACCTTCGCCGATGTCGTGCCCTGCCCGCTATGTCTGCAGCAGCGCCAGGTCCACTATGTCGGCCTGCCGCTGACCGCCGTGGCGCTGATCTGGCTGTTGACCGCCGGTTCTGCCGGTGTTGCGCGCATCCTGCTCGCCCTCGCCGCCCTTCTGTTTCTCGGCGGGGCGGCGCTGGCTGCCTATCATGCCGGCGTCGAGTGGCACTGGTGGGCGGGGCCCAGCAGTTGCATCACGGGCGCCGGCGCGCCGCAGAGCGCGGCCGGCCTCTTGGAACAGATGCAGCGCACCCGCGTCGTCCCCTGCGACGAGGTGACATGGAGCCTCTTCGGCCTGTCGCTCGCCGGTTACAACGCGCTGATTTCGCTGGCGATGGCGGCGCTGCTCGGCTGGGCGCTGAGCGCCAGCCGGCGCGCTTAA
- a CDS encoding AEC family transporter, producing MQALVNIVLPVFGLMAVGYAASWVRLLPEGAITGLASYVFNLAIPLLVFRTVSAGSLPDVSPWAYWGAYFFGAAATWGLTSLAARFVLGADPLRAGVGGCAGAYSNTVLLGLPLVLTAFGDAGAIPLFLLISVHLPVMMVAGILVGEAAGQGDSDKRKLAADTALAVVTNPIIIGIALGLLWRLSGLVMPGAAEKIVDSIADTAVPCALIAMGLTLRRYGIGGDLKLTAVIVTAKLVVHPLLVLLAARLFGLPPVWAGVAVLFAAAPSGITSYVVATRYNTAIGAVSSAILIGTGLALFTNAAVLAIVVTP from the coding sequence ATGCAGGCGCTCGTCAATATCGTGCTTCCGGTATTCGGGCTGATGGCGGTCGGCTATGCCGCGAGCTGGGTGCGGCTGTTGCCCGAAGGCGCGATCACCGGGCTTGCCAGCTATGTCTTCAACCTGGCGATCCCGCTTCTGGTGTTCCGCACCGTCAGCGCCGGCAGCCTTCCCGACGTCTCGCCCTGGGCCTATTGGGGCGCCTATTTTTTCGGCGCCGCCGCCACCTGGGGACTGACGAGCCTCGCCGCACGGTTCGTCCTCGGCGCCGACCCGCTGCGCGCCGGCGTCGGCGGCTGCGCCGGCGCCTATTCGAACACCGTCCTGCTCGGCCTGCCCTTGGTGCTGACCGCCTTCGGCGATGCCGGCGCGATACCCTTGTTTCTGCTGATTTCGGTGCATCTGCCGGTGATGATGGTCGCCGGCATCCTGGTCGGCGAGGCGGCCGGCCAAGGCGACAGCGACAAGCGCAAGCTTGCCGCCGATACGGCGCTGGCGGTCGTGACCAACCCGATTATCATCGGTATCGCTCTGGGCCTCTTGTGGCGGCTTTCCGGCCTCGTGATGCCGGGGGCCGCGGAAAAGATCGTCGATTCCATCGCCGATACGGCGGTCCCCTGCGCGCTTATCGCCATGGGGCTGACGCTGCGGCGCTACGGCATCGGCGGCGATTTGAAGCTGACCGCGGTCATCGTCACCGCCAAGCTTGTCGTCCACCCGCTTCTGGTGCTGCTGGCGGCCCGCCTGTTCGGCCTGCCGCCGGTGTGGGCCGGCGTCGCGGTGCTGTTCGCGGCCGCCCCCTCGGGCATCACCTCCTACGTCGTTGCGACCCGCTACAACACCGCCATCGGCGCGGTCTCCAGCGCCATCCTCATCGGCACCGGCCTGGCGCTGTTCACCAACGCCGCCGTGCTGGCGATCGTGGTGACGCCTTAA
- a CDS encoding hemolysin III family protein, producing the protein MIVEYSLGERVADGCMHLLGVTASLAAAVTLMIVAGQMLPALSLVPLAVYGAGLVAMFACSAAYHLIRKGKAKELFRRLDHAAIFVMIAGTYTPFALLNMGGAWGIGLLSAVWAIALFGAAAKLFLPRAFERISLALYLAQGWAVLVTLKPLAAAVPTLALVLIVVGGVLYTLGVLFHLWRRLPYHNAIWHGFVLIAAGVHYAAILDATILV; encoded by the coding sequence ATGATTGTCGAATACAGTCTCGGCGAGCGGGTGGCCGACGGCTGCATGCACCTGTTGGGCGTCACCGCGAGCCTGGCTGCCGCCGTCACGCTGATGATCGTCGCGGGCCAAATGCTGCCTGCCTTGTCGCTGGTTCCGCTCGCGGTCTATGGCGCCGGCCTGGTGGCGATGTTCGCCTGCTCGGCCGCCTATCATCTGATCCGGAAGGGAAAGGCCAAGGAGCTTTTCCGCCGCCTCGACCACGCCGCGATCTTCGTGATGATCGCCGGCACCTACACCCCGTTCGCGCTCCTGAACATGGGCGGCGCCTGGGGGATCGGCCTCCTGTCGGCGGTGTGGGCGATCGCTCTTTTCGGCGCGGCGGCAAAGCTGTTTTTGCCCCGCGCGTTCGAGCGGATATCGCTCGCGCTGTATCTCGCTCAGGGCTGGGCGGTGCTGGTCACGCTCAAGCCGCTGGCCGCCGCCGTTCCCACGCTCGCCCTGGTCCTCATCGTCGTCGGCGGGGTCTTGTATACGCTCGGCGTGCTGTTTCATCTCTGGCGTCGCCTGCCCTACCACAACGCCATATGGCACGGCTTCGTCCTCATTGCCGCGGGCGTGCACTACGCCGCCATCCTCGACGCCACGATCCTGGTCTGA